In the genome of Coturnix japonica isolate 7356 chromosome 19, Coturnix japonica 2.1, whole genome shotgun sequence, one region contains:
- the RNFT1 gene encoding E3 ubiquitin-protein ligase RNFT1, with translation MQPNCSHPNGAQGTGNDPPPSQSVQAAGGGSCRESGDVHIELSSAAGEGRENASWRRSRLSSQSRSHGNGHSEGGGSADGAPDQEEQGSSISELRYVLQWLHRSLPYVLILGVKLMVQHIVGISLGIGLLTTYMYANKSIVNQVFLKDRCSKLHCTWLLVYLTGSSLLLYYSFHSQSLYYSLIFLNPTVDFKNFWEVLWIVGVTDFILKFLFMGFKCFILLVPSFMMSFKSKGYWYMLLEELCQYYRMFVPIPVWFRYLIGYGEPDSVLGRTLGTLLGLSYLILKLLSFLGQWRNFRQVLRIFYTRPHYGVTASKRQCSESDDICSICHAEFQKPILLICQHTFCEECISLWFNREKTCPLCRTVISDHVNKWKDGATSMRLQIF, from the exons ATGCAACCAAACTGCAGCCACCCGAACGGAGCTCAGGGCACCGGCAACGACCCTCCGCCTTCCCAAAGCGTCCAGGCAGCGGGAGGGGGCTCGTGCCGTGAGAGCGGAGATGTTCACATAGAGCTGAGCTCCGCTGCgggagaaggcagagaaaacGCGAGTTGGAGGCGATCGAGGCTGAGTTCGCAGAGCCGCTCACACGGAAACGGTCACAGCGAGGGAGGGGGATCCGCTGACGGCGCTCCGGACCAGGAGGAACAAGGCAGCTCCATCTCGGAGCTCAGATACGTCCTCCAGTGGCTGCACAGGAGTCTGCCCTACGTCTTGATTCTGGGCGTCAAGTTGATGGTGCAGCACATCGTCG GCATCTCCCTTGGAATCGGGCTGCTGACAACTTACATGTATGCAAACAAAAGCATAGTGAACCAGGTGTTCCTCAAA GATCGGTGCTCCAAGTTGCATTGCACTTGGCTGCTGGTGTACCTCACTGGATCCTCTCTCCTCCTGTATTACAGCTTTCATTCTCAGTCTCTGTACTACAG cttaATCTTTTTAAACCCTACCGTGGATTTTAAGAACTTCTGGGAGGTTCTTTGGATTGTGGGAGTCACAGACTTCATCCTAAAGTTCCTCTTCATGGGCTTCAAGTGTTTTATTCTCTTGGTGCCTTCTTTTATGATGTCCTTTAAATCCAAG GGCTACTGGTACATGCTGTTAGAAGAACTCTGCCAGTATTACCGTATGTTTGTCCCCATACCAGTTTGGTTCCGTTATCTTATTGGCTATGGGGAGCCGGACAGTGTGCTTGGACGGACCCTTGGGACATTGCTGGGCCTTTCCTACCTCATTCTCAAG CTTTTGAGCTTTCTTGGACAATGGAGAAACTTCAGACAGGTTTTACGGATATTTTATACCCGACCG CACTACGGGGTGACAGCGAGCAAGAGGCAGTGCTCTGAATCAGATGATATTTGTTCCATCTGCCACGCTGAATTCCAGAAGCCTATCCTGCTGATCTGCCAG CACACATTTTGCGAAGAATGCATCTCTTTATGgtttaatagagaaaaaactTGTCCGCTCTGCAGAACTGTTATTTCAGACCATGTTAACAAGTGGAAGGATGGAGCTACATCTATGCGCCTACAGATTTTCTAA